One genomic segment of Peromyscus leucopus breed LL Stock chromosome 23, UCI_PerLeu_2.1, whole genome shotgun sequence includes these proteins:
- the LOC114684396 gene encoding olfactory receptor 7A17-like codes for MELENDTQISQFLLLGISEDPRLQPVLFGLFLAMYLVTVLGNLLIILITISESHLHTPMYFFLSNLSLVDICFTSTTVPKMLVNLQSHYKFVMYKDCITQMLSFIFFSGLDIFLLTIMAYDRYVAICHPLHYTVIMNPRLCVLMVVVSWIVNVLHVSSQGFMVLQLSFCTELKIHHFFCELNQVLQLTCSNNFVTLLVMYLLPVLLAAGSLIAILCSYYEILSCIHAISSAQGKYKAFSTCASHLSVVSLFYCTGIGLYLSSVVTENSQSTARASVLYSVVTPMLNPFIYCLRNKDIKIAVKKFLR; via the coding sequence ATGGAGCTAGAGAATGACACACAAATTTCACAATTTCTCCTTCTGGGAATTTCAGAAGACCCAAGGTTGCAGCCTGTCCTCTTTGGACTGTTCCTTGCCATGTACCTGGTCACTGTGCTTGGGAATCTACTCATCATCCTGATCACGATCTCAGAATCTCATCTACACAcgcccatgtacttcttcctctccaacttgTCACTTGTGGACATCTGTTTCACCTCCACcactgtaccaaagatgctagtgAACCTCCAGTCACATTATAAGTTCGTAATGTACAAAGACTGCATCACtcaaatgctttccttcatatttttttcaGGACTGGACATCTTTCTGCTAACCATAATGGCTTATGATCGATATGTGGCCATTTGTCACCCCTTGCATTACACAGTCATCATGAATCCCAGACTCTGTGTGTTGATGGTTGTGGTGTCCTGGATAGTAAATGTCCTGCATGTCTCATCACAAGGCTTCATGGTGCTACAGTTATCCTTCTGCACAGAATTGAAAATTCATCACTTTTTCTGTGAGCTGAATCAGGTGTTACAACTCACCTGTTCAAACAACTTTGTTACTCTCCTTGTCATGTATCTTTTACCTGTGTTGTTGGCAGCTGGATCCCTCATTGCCATCCTCTGTTCTTACTACGAAATACTTTCCTGCATACATGCTATCTCATCAGCTCAAGGGAAATACAAAGCATTTTCCACGTGTGCATCTCACCTCTCTgttgtctctttattttattgCACAGGAATAGGTCTATATCTGAGCTCTGTTGTAACAGAAAATTCGCAGTCCACTGCCAGAGCCTCAGTTTTGTACAGTGTTGTCACTCCTATGCTGAACCCATTCATCTATTGTCTGAGgaataaagacataaaaattgCTGTGAAAAAGTTTTTGAGATAG